From the genome of Nocardia sp. NBC_01503, one region includes:
- a CDS encoding MFS transporter, translated as MNEPGVRRWLALGALAVAMLTIGLDVTVLTVALPTLAVDLHADTGALQWFSSAYTLALAAVMLPAGALGDRYGRKRILLAALLIFGAASLACAFAASSGQLIAARVVLGIAAAAMMPLSMSVLPGLFPEPAERQRALTIWITSTAIGLPLGPILGGWLLQHFWWGSVFLINVPMVVIGAIAVALLVPESSSGSIFRIDLPGITLSATGMLGLTYGFIRLGQDGWGNGLGWAAVAAGVALLGAFIGWQRRAEHPLVDLGLFSAPGFRWGTVYMVIVNFAMFGLFFTMPQYFQSVLGTDTLGSGLRLLPLIGGLLVGSRTVDKLLPAFGLRVVLTLGFGFLTAGLGMAALITMDASYGFAAAALVLVGIGMGFIMPASMGLAMSDLSADRAGSGSALLQALRQAAGTIGVAVLGTVLSTQYRSGLGELNHEPLSDGVNAGVGAARATGAPGMLEQVRTAFLDGMSAMMWVCAGITLAATVMAVLLTRSQPAAPESDSDAAQSVHVG; from the coding sequence ATGAATGAGCCAGGAGTGCGCCGCTGGCTGGCACTGGGGGCGCTGGCGGTCGCCATGCTGACCATCGGCCTCGATGTCACCGTGCTGACCGTCGCGCTGCCCACCCTCGCCGTCGACCTGCACGCCGACACCGGCGCGCTGCAGTGGTTCAGTAGCGCGTACACCCTCGCCCTCGCCGCCGTCATGCTCCCCGCGGGCGCACTCGGCGACCGGTACGGGCGTAAGAGGATCCTGCTCGCCGCGCTACTGATATTCGGTGCGGCCTCGCTCGCCTGCGCCTTCGCCGCCTCCTCCGGGCAACTCATCGCCGCCCGCGTGGTGCTGGGAATCGCCGCCGCGGCCATGATGCCGCTGTCCATGTCGGTACTGCCCGGACTCTTCCCCGAGCCCGCGGAACGGCAACGCGCGCTGACTATTTGGATCACCTCCACCGCCATCGGACTGCCGCTGGGCCCCATCCTCGGCGGCTGGCTGCTGCAGCACTTCTGGTGGGGATCGGTATTCCTGATCAACGTCCCGATGGTCGTCATCGGCGCGATCGCCGTCGCCCTGCTCGTCCCGGAATCCAGCAGCGGCAGCATCTTCCGCATCGACCTGCCCGGTATCACGCTCTCCGCGACCGGAATGCTCGGCCTCACCTACGGTTTCATCCGGCTCGGCCAGGACGGCTGGGGCAATGGCCTGGGCTGGGCCGCCGTAGCGGCCGGGGTGGCGCTGCTGGGCGCCTTCATCGGATGGCAGCGCCGAGCCGAGCATCCGCTGGTGGATCTCGGACTCTTCAGCGCGCCCGGATTCCGTTGGGGCACCGTCTATATGGTCATCGTCAACTTCGCCATGTTCGGCCTGTTCTTCACCATGCCGCAGTACTTCCAATCCGTACTCGGCACCGACACCCTCGGCAGCGGACTGCGCCTGTTGCCGCTCATCGGCGGACTCCTGGTGGGCAGCCGCACCGTCGACAAACTGCTCCCCGCATTCGGCCTGCGCGTGGTGCTTACCCTCGGATTCGGTTTCCTCACAGCGGGACTCGGCATGGCCGCGCTCATCACCATGGACGCGTCCTACGGCTTCGCGGCCGCGGCACTGGTGCTGGTCGGCATCGGTATGGGCTTCATCATGCCCGCCTCCATGGGCCTGGCCATGAGCGATCTCAGCGCCGACCGCGCGGGCTCCGGATCGGCACTGCTGCAGGCGCTGCGACAGGCGGCGGGCACCATCGGCGTCGCCGTGCTCGGCACCGTGCTCTCCACCCAATATCGGTCCGGCCTGGGCGAGCTCAACCACGAACCCCTCTCCGACGGTGTCAACGCCGGGGTCGGTGCGGCCCGCGCGACGGGTGCGCCCGGCATGCTCGAGCAGGTGCGGACCGCCTTCCTGGACGGTATGAGCGCCATGATGTGGGTCTGCGCGGGCATCACCCTGGCGGCCACCGTCATGGCCGTACTCCTGACCCGATCGCAACCGGCCGCACCGGAGTCCGACTCCGATGCTGCACAATCGGTTCATGTCGGCTGA
- a CDS encoding ester cyclase: protein MTDQTIESIETPLHLQGRDAVIAAAAPEDWRGETPDYHLSATVMPAERTTQHAPDSLEHIVEELVKVFEMEVSHKKDPAKWVSLVAEHYRGRVNGGEWQDAQEFARIGSYNILIGENPYYPGGETFESSHDIFHTAFPGGFFWEVLEVLAGPPTVTFKWRHWGRYTGAYKGHQPTGEMIEMTGITIAKVSDDLRILELEHFYDNNKLLGPLAHGCPVAKSAE, encoded by the coding sequence ATGACCGACCAGACAATTGAATCCATCGAAACCCCCTTGCACCTGCAAGGACGCGATGCCGTAATCGCCGCTGCCGCACCGGAAGACTGGCGCGGCGAAACCCCCGACTACCACCTCAGCGCCACCGTCATGCCCGCCGAGCGCACCACGCAACACGCGCCGGATTCACTGGAGCACATTGTCGAAGAGCTGGTGAAGGTCTTCGAGATGGAGGTCTCGCATAAGAAGGATCCGGCCAAATGGGTCTCGCTGGTGGCCGAGCACTACCGCGGGCGGGTCAATGGTGGAGAGTGGCAGGACGCGCAGGAGTTCGCGCGGATCGGGTCGTACAACATCCTGATCGGCGAGAACCCCTACTACCCCGGCGGGGAGACCTTCGAGTCCTCGCATGACATCTTCCACACCGCCTTCCCGGGCGGATTCTTCTGGGAGGTCCTCGAAGTACTGGCCGGGCCGCCGACCGTCACCTTCAAATGGCGGCACTGGGGTCGCTACACCGGTGCGTACAAGGGCCATCAGCCGACCGGCGAAATGATCGAGATGACCGGCATCACCATCGCCAAGGTCAGCGACGATCTGCGCATTCTGGAGCTGGAGCACTTCTACGACAACAACAAGCTGCTGGGCCCGCTCGCGCACGGCTGCCCGGTCGCCAAGTCCGCCGAATAA
- a CDS encoding D-alanyl-D-alanine carboxypeptidase family protein, translating into MSIRRHSRHNPSSAGYPRYRVAVLAAMAAGLTAVTGVSYAPLPDAMAQPPTTTTPTPFTTPNTDNCPNKTTPPAPIDTSEVPAPGETAPKPLPIPNPPIGGDRLGSCGVVLPAGAPGLPEGISATAWVVSDLDTGKVLAAKDPHGRYRPASTIKVLLADVALRVLDLNKVVVGTQEDANVDGTRVGIGPGGRYTNRQLFQALIMASGNDAAHAISAQLGGDEAAVAKMNDMAQRLRALDTRAATPSGLDGPGMSTSAYDLSLMFRDAMTLPLFAELIHTEQVDFPGYPADPKNTDDKDHPGYPIGNDNHLLFEYDGALGGKTGYTDDARQTFVAGAQRNGHRLAVTLLKADVLPFRPWEQAAKLLDYAFALPSGASVGNLPEVSAKSVDSTVVVASPPVVAATEASDDSGSNHRGLRNTLIVGGIILVLVLLAGARRMNRPRR; encoded by the coding sequence ATGAGCATCCGCAGGCATTCGCGCCATAACCCCAGTTCCGCCGGGTATCCCCGGTATCGCGTCGCTGTCCTCGCCGCCATGGCCGCCGGACTAACCGCGGTCACGGGGGTGTCGTACGCACCGCTACCCGATGCCATGGCGCAACCGCCGACCACCACCACACCGACGCCGTTCACCACGCCCAACACCGACAATTGCCCGAATAAGACCACTCCCCCGGCGCCGATCGACACCTCCGAGGTGCCCGCTCCGGGCGAGACCGCACCCAAGCCGCTGCCGATTCCCAACCCGCCGATCGGCGGGGACCGGCTGGGCAGTTGCGGGGTGGTGCTGCCCGCGGGCGCACCCGGTCTGCCGGAGGGAATTTCGGCGACGGCGTGGGTGGTGTCGGATCTGGATACCGGCAAGGTGCTCGCGGCCAAGGATCCACACGGCCGGTATCGGCCCGCCTCCACCATCAAGGTGCTGCTGGCCGATGTGGCCTTGCGCGTACTGGATTTGAACAAGGTGGTGGTCGGCACCCAGGAGGACGCGAATGTCGACGGCACCCGGGTCGGTATCGGCCCGGGTGGGCGCTACACCAATCGGCAGCTGTTCCAGGCGCTCATCATGGCATCGGGAAATGATGCGGCGCATGCCATTTCGGCACAGCTGGGTGGCGACGAGGCGGCCGTGGCCAAAATGAACGATATGGCACAGCGGTTGCGCGCCTTGGATACTCGGGCCGCGACACCGTCCGGATTGGATGGTCCGGGGATGAGCACTTCGGCGTACGACCTGTCCCTCATGTTCCGCGATGCCATGACGCTGCCGCTCTTCGCGGAGTTGATCCACACCGAACAGGTGGACTTCCCGGGCTATCCGGCCGATCCGAAGAACACCGATGACAAGGATCATCCGGGCTATCCGATCGGCAACGACAACCATCTGCTGTTCGAATACGACGGTGCGCTGGGCGGTAAGACCGGCTACACCGACGATGCCAGGCAGACCTTCGTGGCGGGTGCGCAGCGCAATGGCCATCGGCTGGCGGTGACGCTGTTGAAGGCCGATGTGCTGCCGTTCCGTCCCTGGGAGCAGGCGGCGAAACTGCTGGACTACGCCTTCGCGCTGCCCTCGGGCGCGAGTGTGGGGAACCTGCCGGAGGTGAGTGCCAAATCGGTGGATTCGACCGTGGTGGTGGCGAGTCCGCCGGTGGTGGCCGCCACCGAGGCATCCGATGATTCCGGCTCGAACCATCGCGGGCTGCGCAACACCCTGATTGTCGGCGGCATCATTCTGGTGCTGGTGCTGCTGGCCGGTGCGCGTCGAATGAACCGCCCCAGGCGCTGA
- the yhjD gene encoding inner membrane protein YhjD: MAVFGRIQAWIEREIQKRHWLDHMVRAAGRYQRQRGDYYAAGITYFTVLSLFPLLMVGFAVAGFVLSRNPQLLTELQDKIVENIPGSAGDQVNDLINEAVRSRTGVGLIGLAAGAYAGLGWIGNLRAALTEQWDQPYQAGNWAKSKLSDLLALLGLFLAIGISLGLSVLASSGLISTLLARWHVSESSLITLLLTLLSLLLAIGANWAVFVWIIARMPRHPVTFRSAARAALIAAIVFEGFKQLASIILRSVVNGPAGVTFGPIIGLMVFSYFTARIILFATAWAATATENDVPADIPPPAPAIIEPRGAGPGITAGAAAALLGAGALAGAAISVLRRR; this comes from the coding sequence GTGGCGGTGTTCGGCAGGATCCAAGCGTGGATCGAGCGGGAGATCCAGAAGCGGCACTGGCTCGACCATATGGTGCGGGCCGCGGGGCGTTATCAACGCCAGCGTGGTGACTATTACGCGGCGGGCATTACGTATTTCACTGTGCTGTCGCTGTTTCCGCTGCTGATGGTGGGTTTCGCGGTCGCGGGTTTCGTGCTGTCCCGAAACCCCCAGCTGCTCACCGAACTTCAGGACAAGATCGTCGAGAACATTCCCGGCTCGGCGGGCGACCAGGTCAACGACCTGATCAATGAGGCGGTGCGCTCGCGCACCGGGGTCGGCTTGATCGGTCTGGCGGCGGGCGCGTACGCCGGACTCGGCTGGATCGGCAACCTGCGGGCCGCGCTCACCGAACAGTGGGACCAGCCGTACCAGGCGGGCAATTGGGCCAAATCCAAGCTCTCGGACCTGCTCGCGCTGCTCGGCTTGTTCCTGGCCATCGGTATCTCCCTCGGCCTGTCGGTACTGGCCTCCAGCGGACTGATCAGCACACTGCTGGCGCGCTGGCATGTCAGCGAATCATCGCTCATCACACTGCTGTTGACCCTGCTGTCGCTACTGTTGGCGATCGGCGCCAACTGGGCGGTCTTCGTCTGGATCATCGCGCGCATGCCCCGGCATCCGGTCACCTTCCGCAGCGCGGCGCGGGCGGCCCTGATCGCCGCGATCGTCTTCGAGGGGTTCAAACAACTCGCCTCGATCATTCTGCGGTCGGTGGTGAACGGACCGGCCGGCGTCACCTTCGGCCCGATCATCGGCCTGATGGTCTTCAGCTACTTCACCGCGCGAATCATTCTCTTCGCCACCGCCTGGGCCGCCACCGCGACCGAAAACGATGTGCCGGCGGATATTCCGCCACCGGCACCGGCCATTATCGAACCCCGGGGCGCGGGCCCCGGGATCACGGCCGGTGCGGCGGCGGCCCTGCTGGGTGCGGGAGCGCTTGCCGGAGCGGCGATTTCGGTGCTGCGCCGACGCTGA
- the trpS gene encoding tryptophan--tRNA ligase — protein MSSPEPTAERKQRVLSGIQPTSDSFHFGNYLGAVQYWVGLQDEYDAFYFIPDLHAITVPQDPKELRKRTKVSAAQLLAVGVDPKKSTLFVQSQVPEHAELTWVLSCLTGFGEASRMTQFKDKSVKQGAENATVGLFTYPVLMAADILLYRPQLVPVGEDQRQHLELTRNLAQRFNTRYKKTFVVPEAHIVTGTAKIYDLQDPTSKMSKSASSDAGILNLLDDPKVSAKKIRSAVTDTEREIRYDPETKPGVSNLLVILSSLTQTPIVTLEQDYAGKGYGDLKSDTADALVEFVTPLRTKVDEYMSDQGELDRILAAGAERAREVASQTLAQVYDRVGFLPRPR, from the coding sequence ATGTCGAGCCCTGAACCCACCGCCGAGCGCAAGCAACGGGTCCTGTCCGGGATCCAGCCCACCAGCGATTCGTTCCACTTCGGGAACTACCTTGGCGCGGTGCAGTATTGGGTGGGGTTGCAGGACGAATACGACGCCTTCTACTTCATCCCGGACCTGCACGCCATCACCGTGCCGCAGGATCCCAAGGAGCTGCGCAAGCGCACCAAGGTCTCCGCGGCACAGCTGCTGGCCGTCGGTGTCGATCCCAAGAAGTCGACCCTGTTCGTGCAGAGCCAGGTGCCCGAGCACGCCGAGCTGACCTGGGTGCTGAGCTGCCTCACCGGTTTCGGCGAGGCCAGCCGGATGACCCAGTTCAAGGACAAGTCGGTCAAGCAGGGTGCGGAGAACGCGACCGTCGGCCTGTTCACCTACCCGGTGCTCATGGCCGCCGACATCCTGCTCTACCGCCCGCAGCTGGTACCGGTCGGCGAGGATCAGCGCCAGCATCTGGAGCTGACTCGAAATCTGGCGCAGCGCTTCAACACTCGCTACAAGAAGACCTTCGTGGTGCCCGAGGCGCATATCGTCACCGGCACCGCCAAGATCTACGACCTGCAGGACCCGACCTCCAAGATGAGCAAGTCCGCCTCCTCCGATGCGGGCATTCTGAATCTGCTGGACGATCCCAAGGTTTCGGCCAAGAAGATCCGCTCGGCCGTCACCGATACCGAACGCGAGATCCGCTACGACCCGGAGACCAAGCCGGGCGTCAGCAATCTGCTGGTCATCCTCAGCTCGCTCACCCAGACCCCGATCGTCACCCTGGAACAGGATTACGCGGGCAAGGGCTACGGCGATCTGAAATCCGATACCGCCGACGCCCTGGTCGAATTCGTGACGCCGCTGCGCACCAAGGTCGACGAGTACATGTCGGACCAGGGCGAACTGGATCGCATCCTGGCCGCCGGTGCCGAACGGGCCCGCGAGGTGGCGAGCCAGACCCTCGCCCAGGTCTACGACCGCGTCGGATTCCTGCCGCGCCCCCGGTAG
- a CDS encoding oxygenase MpaB family protein, whose amino-acid sequence MPAQSGYFSDDSMIRRVMRKRAVGLTYGQRALVIGAVHPLLYVGTAENTQHRTTPYTRLALTGKLFEAVSLGTREEADRARTFTAKRHAPVQGALPEDAGTHNPRGTRYSAHDPQLMFMTMAFTFDSAEVMHDLLVRKLTPGEREGLYQDYCRWGELFGMPREAAPADYAGFRDYFDGYLASDEPFLTEEAKLVGSYLMGQRIAYPMPIPVQQALGGFNLLVQSSLPPRIREMYGLNWGLREEIACRGLAQAVRTAHISPPLAPKLLRGSLTGPSYPLYRLATRREQRLIAAGRSSMPGVDPLSYAARVG is encoded by the coding sequence ATGCCTGCACAGTCCGGTTACTTCTCCGACGATTCGATGATCAGACGCGTCATGCGCAAGCGCGCGGTGGGTCTCACCTACGGACAGCGCGCCCTGGTGATCGGGGCCGTCCACCCACTGCTCTACGTCGGCACCGCGGAGAACACCCAGCATCGGACCACGCCGTACACGCGACTCGCCTTGACCGGCAAGCTCTTCGAAGCCGTCTCACTCGGCACCCGCGAGGAGGCCGACCGGGCCCGCACCTTCACCGCCAAGCGGCACGCCCCCGTCCAGGGCGCACTCCCCGAGGACGCGGGCACGCACAATCCCCGCGGCACCCGCTACTCCGCACACGATCCGCAGCTGATGTTCATGACCATGGCCTTCACCTTCGACTCCGCCGAGGTCATGCATGATCTGCTGGTCCGCAAACTCACCCCGGGCGAGCGCGAGGGCCTCTACCAGGACTACTGCCGCTGGGGTGAACTCTTCGGCATGCCGCGCGAGGCCGCGCCCGCCGATTACGCGGGCTTCCGCGACTACTTCGACGGCTACCTCGCCTCCGATGAACCCTTCCTGACCGAGGAAGCCAAACTCGTCGGCTCCTATCTCATGGGTCAGCGCATCGCCTACCCGATGCCCATACCGGTGCAACAGGCACTCGGCGGCTTCAACCTGCTCGTGCAGAGCAGCCTCCCGCCGCGCATCCGCGAAATGTACGGCCTGAACTGGGGCCTGCGCGAGGAGATCGCCTGCCGCGGCCTGGCCCAGGCGGTCCGCACCGCACATATCTCGCCGCCGCTCGCCCCGAAACTGCTGCGCGGTTCGCTGACCGGACCCAGCTATCCGCTGTACCGGCTCGCCACCCGCCGCGAACAGCGACTCATCGCCGCCGGACGCTCCAGCATGCCCGGCGTGGACCCGCTCTCGTACGCGGCGCGGGTGGGCTGA
- a CDS encoding TetR/AcrR family transcriptional regulator, with product MTGQRTYGGISAAERRAQRRTALLDAALDILGSQGLDKLTVSALCAGAGLNERYYYENFDSRDAVLSALFDTVSEELATAVITAVQTAPDTPRAKAHAAITAGIELLTDDPRKAHVALIVSSATPELRTRTVHTTRAFANLVAAEGIDFYGLTEVDPDPVISFRATYLVGGLVQTLTAWRQGDLPLTRAELIDHTTDVFVLLGEDLAARLRP from the coding sequence GTGACCGGGCAACGGACCTATGGCGGAATCTCCGCGGCGGAGCGCCGCGCCCAGCGCCGCACCGCCCTGCTCGACGCCGCCCTCGATATCCTCGGCAGCCAGGGGCTGGACAAACTCACCGTCTCCGCCCTGTGCGCGGGCGCGGGCCTGAACGAGCGCTACTACTACGAGAACTTCGACAGCCGCGATGCCGTACTGTCCGCGCTGTTCGACACCGTCTCCGAAGAGCTGGCCACCGCGGTGATCACCGCCGTCCAGACGGCCCCGGACACGCCCCGGGCCAAGGCGCACGCCGCCATTACCGCGGGTATCGAACTCCTCACCGACGACCCGCGAAAAGCCCACGTGGCCTTGATAGTCAGCTCCGCCACCCCCGAACTGCGCACCCGCACAGTCCATACCACCAGGGCCTTCGCCAATCTCGTCGCCGCGGAGGGAATCGACTTCTACGGCCTCACCGAAGTCGATCCCGATCCCGTAATCAGCTTCCGTGCAACCTATCTGGTGGGCGGCCTGGTCCAAACCCTCACCGCCTGGCGACAGGGCGACCTGCCCCTCACTCGGGCCGAGTTGATCGACCACACCACCGACGTCTTCGTCCTACTCGGCGAAGACCTCGCCGCGCGCCTGCGACCCTAG
- a CDS encoding phospholipase C, whose product MSASARRRIVRRTRAAAACTALLALTATACSGSSDGNSAAETATPIKHLVVIFQENVSFDHYFGTYPKAANTDGTQFTALPNTPSVDGLTADLLTKNPNKFQPQRLGGPAQQVTCDQDHEYKDEQAAFNGGKMDQFVEHTEVAACKPPTFGAPGMVMDYYDGNSVTALWNYAQHFAMSDNSYNTTFGPSAPGAINLVSGQTHGVTKEFMPDGKPFTEGEVLDNAGGGQGSIIGDPQPFGDDCSSRDQVQLTGTNIGDLLNQKNISWGFFQGGFKPTETKDGKAICGTTHNVGVALGGTGKTGDKAFDTKGDYIPHHEPFQYYASTANPHHLPPSSVEKIGQSDQANHQYDLSDFWAAADADHLPAVSYLKAPGYQDGHAAYSDPLDEQQFLVETINHLQKLPDWKDTAVVIAYDDSDGWYDHKAAPAGLSSASAEDALNGPGVCGDAAKPATFQGRCGYGPRLPLLVVSPYAKPNFVDHSVTDQSSILRFIEDNWKTGRIGNDSYDARAGALDPMFDFKANQPTLLLDPRTGAEN is encoded by the coding sequence ATGTCTGCCTCGGCTCGCCGACGCATCGTCCGGCGGACACGTGCCGCAGCCGCCTGCACCGCACTGCTGGCGCTCACCGCGACCGCGTGTTCCGGCTCCTCGGACGGCAATTCGGCCGCGGAGACCGCGACGCCGATCAAACATCTGGTGGTGATCTTCCAGGAGAACGTCTCCTTCGACCACTACTTCGGCACCTACCCCAAGGCCGCCAATACCGACGGCACCCAGTTCACCGCGCTGCCGAACACGCCGTCCGTGGACGGGCTCACCGCGGATCTGCTGACCAAGAACCCGAACAAGTTCCAGCCGCAGCGGCTCGGCGGTCCGGCCCAGCAGGTCACCTGCGATCAGGACCACGAGTACAAGGACGAGCAAGCCGCGTTCAACGGCGGCAAGATGGATCAGTTCGTCGAACACACCGAAGTGGCCGCCTGCAAACCGCCGACCTTCGGCGCGCCCGGCATGGTGATGGACTACTACGACGGCAATTCCGTTACGGCGCTGTGGAATTACGCGCAGCACTTCGCCATGAGCGACAACTCCTACAACACCACCTTCGGCCCGTCCGCGCCCGGCGCGATCAACCTGGTCTCCGGCCAGACTCACGGTGTCACAAAGGAATTCATGCCCGACGGCAAGCCGTTCACCGAGGGCGAGGTGCTCGACAACGCCGGCGGCGGTCAGGGCTCCATCATCGGCGATCCGCAGCCCTTCGGCGACGACTGCTCCAGCCGCGACCAGGTGCAACTCACCGGCACCAATATCGGTGACCTGCTGAACCAGAAGAACATCAGCTGGGGCTTCTTCCAGGGCGGCTTCAAACCGACCGAGACCAAGGACGGCAAGGCGATCTGCGGGACCACCCACAATGTCGGTGTGGCACTGGGCGGAACCGGCAAAACCGGTGACAAGGCCTTCGACACCAAGGGCGACTACATCCCGCATCACGAGCCCTTCCAGTACTACGCCTCCACCGCCAACCCGCATCATCTGCCGCCGAGTTCGGTCGAGAAGATCGGCCAGAGCGATCAGGCCAACCACCAGTACGATCTGAGCGACTTCTGGGCCGCCGCCGATGCCGACCACCTGCCCGCCGTCAGCTATCTGAAGGCCCCCGGCTACCAGGACGGTCACGCCGCCTACTCCGATCCCCTGGACGAGCAGCAGTTCCTGGTGGAGACCATCAACCACCTCCAGAAACTCCCCGACTGGAAGGACACCGCGGTAGTCATCGCCTACGACGACTCCGACGGCTGGTACGACCACAAGGCGGCCCCCGCGGGCCTGTCCTCCGCGTCGGCGGAGGACGCGCTCAACGGCCCCGGCGTCTGCGGTGATGCTGCCAAGCCCGCGACCTTCCAGGGTCGGTGCGGGTACGGCCCCCGCCTGCCGCTGCTGGTCGTATCCCCCTACGCCAAGCCGAATTTCGTGGATCACTCGGTGACCGACCAGTCGTCCATCCTGCGATTCATCGAGGACAACTGGAAGACCGGCCGAATCGGCAACGACTCCTACGATGCTCGCGCGGGTGCGCTGGACCCGATGTTCGACTTCAAGGCGAACCAGCCCACCCTGCTCCTGGACCCCAGGACCGGTGCCGAGAACTGA
- a CDS encoding barstar family protein yields the protein MTEAMTLSQFLSVATVSAEAGKGAPPVLGVLPLGAAEFSGVRAQLPDDYLSRELRGRKMRTVAEVFDEFAAAFQFPYYFGQNKDAFDECLRDLDDFVGPAAGYVVVVRNAALLLADQPDEREWFGEAMIDAAAHWAGKGIALRVILQDAAPGGIDAVALRSQPTHS from the coding sequence ATGACCGAGGCTATGACGCTCTCGCAGTTCCTCTCCGTCGCAACCGTTTCCGCGGAAGCGGGTAAGGGCGCACCGCCGGTGTTGGGGGTGCTGCCCTTGGGAGCGGCCGAATTCTCCGGGGTGCGGGCGCAATTGCCGGACGATTACCTCTCTCGTGAGTTGCGAGGGCGCAAGATGCGTACGGTCGCAGAGGTTTTCGATGAGTTCGCGGCGGCGTTTCAGTTCCCGTACTACTTCGGGCAGAACAAGGATGCCTTCGACGAATGTCTGCGGGATCTGGATGATTTCGTCGGTCCCGCCGCGGGATACGTGGTGGTGGTTCGGAATGCGGCGCTGCTGCTGGCGGATCAGCCGGACGAGCGAGAATGGTTCGGGGAGGCCATGATCGATGCCGCCGCGCACTGGGCGGGTAAGGGCATCGCGTTGCGGGTGATCCTGCAGGATGCCGCGCCGGGCGGAATCGACGCGGTGGCACTGCGTTCGCAGCCAACTCACAGCTGA
- a CDS encoding ribonuclease domain-containing protein yields the protein MVGKTTTAAKPGPRTTAPGAVDQQVTQAPGVPARAYKTLVEIDAGRWPGSANAPGTHGGDTWMNRGGDLPAKDSSGKKINYQEWDVNPKKAGQGRDAERIITGSDGSAYYTGDHYNTFTRMR from the coding sequence ATGGTCGGAAAGACCACTACCGCAGCGAAACCCGGGCCGCGTACTACCGCGCCCGGGGCGGTGGATCAGCAGGTTACGCAGGCTCCCGGGGTGCCGGCTCGGGCGTATAAGACGCTGGTGGAGATCGATGCGGGGCGGTGGCCGGGGTCGGCTAATGCGCCTGGGACGCATGGTGGGGATACCTGGATGAATCGGGGTGGGGATCTGCCTGCCAAGGATTCCAGTGGGAAGAAGATCAACTATCAGGAATGGGATGTCAATCCCAAGAAGGCTGGGCAGGGGCGGGACGCCGAGCGGATTATTACCGGGAGTGACGGGTCGGCGTACTACACCGGGGACCACTACAACACTTTTACGAGGATGCGCTGA
- a CDS encoding alpha/beta fold hydrolase — MVDVGYQLAASVSNGDASVPVVFVNALGTAQDQWDQVLPRLYRQTTVTYDRPGIGMSDPLPSHLAGQPRTFGALADELRGVLDKLGIESPHVVVGHSLGALIAMVYAARYGACTAGLVLVDGTTLEHLKGGSWPTYEGGQDNSGSSRLDIAGSIAELDGAEWVPVPAAVLASAVGRWTRLTPDDAAEYAPLTLEQLDRRWQDGQRGLAETLDALLVVADWADHHVATDQPELVAACVSAVVAAARSGGRASIPPAQLRYAGGSCAAARVDPNS, encoded by the coding sequence ATGGTCGATGTTGGTTATCAGCTGGCCGCGAGTGTCTCGAATGGAGACGCCTCGGTGCCTGTGGTTTTCGTGAACGCCCTCGGTACAGCGCAGGATCAGTGGGATCAGGTGCTGCCCAGGCTTTACCGCCAGACCACTGTCACCTACGACCGCCCCGGAATCGGTATGAGCGATCCGCTGCCCTCGCATTTGGCTGGTCAGCCGCGAACATTCGGAGCGTTGGCCGATGAGTTGCGTGGTGTGCTCGACAAGCTTGGGATCGAATCGCCGCATGTGGTGGTCGGTCATTCCCTCGGGGCTCTGATCGCCATGGTGTATGCCGCGCGCTATGGGGCGTGTACGGCGGGGCTGGTGCTTGTGGATGGCACGACGCTCGAACATCTGAAGGGTGGCAGCTGGCCGACATATGAAGGGGGTCAGGATAATTCGGGGTCGTCGCGGTTGGATATCGCGGGATCGATCGCTGAGTTGGATGGGGCGGAGTGGGTGCCGGTGCCCGCTGCGGTGTTGGCGAGCGCGGTCGGGCGGTGGACACGGTTGACTCCCGATGATGCCGCTGAATATGCTCCGCTCACACTCGAGCAGCTCGATCGGCGGTGGCAGGACGGGCAGCGGGGGCTGGCCGAGACGTTGGATGCGCTGCTGGTGGTGGCCGACTGGGCGGATCATCACGTTGCCACCGACCAGCCCGAATTGGTCGCGGCATGTGTGAGCGCGGTTGTCGCCGCTGCCCGAAGTGGTGGACGCGCCAGCATCCCTCCCGCTCAATTGCGGTATGCGGGTGGATCATGCGCGGCGGCTCGGGTTGATCCGAACAGTTAG